From a region of the Corvus cornix cornix isolate S_Up_H32 chromosome 2, ASM73873v5, whole genome shotgun sequence genome:
- the MAL2 gene encoding protein MAL2, with the protein MLPRGASSMPPPPNPAPYFPPPRVTLPSGLEILRTFSGAVIFLEILFGTIVWILVASTRVPLPLLQGWVMFVAVTAWFLSIVFLSVFLFGYANRIAVNWNQADFIFHGATFVFYFGAFLLQAATTSLHHLPRKFNSTTQESILSGREYNISIAASIFAFATAVCYGCSTALALRRWRLNNS; encoded by the exons ATGTTGCCCAGGGGAGCCTCGTCCATGCCGCCGCCTCCCAACCCCGCTCCCTACTTCCCGCCTCCGCGGGTCACGCTGCCCTCTGGCCTGGAGATCCTGCGCACCTTCTCGGGAGCCGTCATCTTCCTGGAAATC CTGTTCGGAACAATAGTCTGGATTTTGGTTGCCTCTACCCGAGTTCcgctgccactgctgcagggatgggtaATGTTTGTGGCGGTGACTGCATGGTTCCTCTCCATTGTGTTCCTCTCTGTGTTCCTCTTTGGTTATGCAAATAGAATTGCTGTCAACTGGAACCAGGCG gattttattttccatggggctacttttgtcttttattttggAGCATTTCTTCTGCAAGCAGCAACTACATCTCTGCATCACTTACCCCGCAAATTCAACTCCACCACACAAGAGAGTATTCTAAGTGGTCGTGAATATAACATAAGCATAGCAGCCTCG ATTTTTGCCTTTGCAACAGCTGTTTGTTATGgttgcagcacagccctggcattAAGGAGATGGAGGCTAAATAACAGTTGA